A single region of the Sphingobium sp. EP60837 genome encodes:
- a CDS encoding DUF4198 domain-containing protein, with protein MKLTRLITATLCTGTLLAAAAPLSAHGIWFAQRARQLALIYGVGADDLDAVKRLPLIKAVTGYDADWAPVSTRLREAGVIPVVDIDEPVAAVAAVMDYGLWSKTPDGEWHNKGRDEVPTATLAEHNWKYAVHLNQVPTRQVPLFEGHTLQLVPVGIAIPQKAGEPIKVRAYYQGKPMAGVTVMSDYVNDPDEAAPAKTAADGTATVKVRNQGINVLMAIYVGASDNKAKADHSEYRASLSFVLPHLPE; from the coding sequence ATGAAGTTGACTCGCCTGATCACCGCCACTTTGTGCACAGGGACGCTTCTGGCAGCAGCCGCGCCGCTTAGCGCGCACGGCATCTGGTTCGCACAGCGCGCGCGGCAGCTTGCCCTTATCTATGGCGTGGGCGCCGATGATCTCGACGCGGTCAAGCGCCTGCCGCTGATCAAGGCGGTCACCGGCTATGATGCGGATTGGGCTCCGGTCAGCACCCGGTTGCGCGAGGCGGGCGTGATCCCCGTCGTCGATATCGATGAGCCGGTCGCGGCCGTAGCCGCCGTCATGGACTATGGCCTTTGGAGCAAGACTCCGGACGGCGAGTGGCACAATAAGGGCCGCGACGAAGTGCCTACCGCCACACTCGCCGAACATAATTGGAAATATGCGGTCCACCTGAACCAGGTCCCGACCCGCCAGGTGCCGCTGTTCGAAGGCCACACGCTGCAGCTCGTCCCTGTCGGCATCGCCATTCCGCAGAAGGCAGGCGAACCGATCAAGGTTCGCGCTTATTATCAGGGCAAGCCGATGGCGGGCGTGACCGTCATGTCGGACTATGTGAATGATCCCGATGAGGCGGCTCCGGCCAAGACGGCTGCTGACGGCACCGCCACCGTCAAGGTCCGCAATCAGGGCATCAATGTGCTGATGGCGATCTATGTCGGTGCTTCGGACAACAAGGCGAAGGCCGATCACAGCGAATACCGCGCCTCACTCTCCTTCGTCCTGCCGCATCTGCCGGAATGA
- a CDS encoding CBU_0592 family membrane protein, with the protein MTFFIELVGWLGAILVLGAYLLVSMGRLSGNSAAFQWMNALGASFFVLNTWWHGAIPSMVLNIIWGAIGFAALWRIRRNRAADSR; encoded by the coding sequence GTGACATTCTTCATCGAACTTGTCGGTTGGCTCGGCGCGATCCTGGTGCTCGGCGCCTATCTCCTGGTCTCGATGGGCCGTCTGTCCGGCAATTCCGCCGCCTTCCAGTGGATGAACGCGCTCGGGGCGAGCTTCTTCGTCCTCAATACTTGGTGGCATGGAGCGATCCCGTCGATGGTGCTGAACATCATCTGGGGCGCCATCGGTTTTGCGGCGCTCTGGCGCATCCGCCGGAACAGGGCGGCCGACAGCCGATAG
- a CDS encoding glutamine amidotransferase, protein MKKALIVRHVPREGAAGFLQPIEAAGYEIERIDVASPEFDHVDLCTPDLLIMMGGPMGVYEHDIHPWIPVQIEKLAARLEQDLPTLGVCLGSQMIAAALGARVYPGEAMELGFAPVTLNDAGADSPLRHLQGVPVLHWHSDTFELPRGVELLASTSAYEHQAFRRGRNLLALQFHAEMGEDPRFEDWLTHFWADLDIAQQCGVALRRDHDEHGPGAVAAGRAVIGSWLSQLHA, encoded by the coding sequence ATGAAAAAAGCATTGATTGTCCGACATGTGCCGCGAGAGGGAGCGGCGGGGTTTCTCCAGCCGATCGAGGCCGCCGGCTATGAGATCGAGCGGATCGATGTGGCGAGCCCGGAATTTGACCATGTCGATCTGTGCACGCCTGATCTACTGATCATGATGGGCGGGCCGATGGGCGTCTATGAACATGACATCCATCCCTGGATTCCCGTGCAGATCGAAAAGCTCGCCGCGCGGCTGGAGCAGGACTTGCCCACGCTGGGCGTGTGCCTGGGCAGTCAGATGATCGCGGCGGCGCTGGGGGCTCGGGTATATCCGGGCGAGGCCATGGAACTGGGCTTCGCGCCGGTCACACTGAACGACGCTGGGGCCGATTCCCCGCTTCGGCATCTGCAGGGCGTGCCCGTGCTGCACTGGCACAGCGATACGTTCGAACTGCCTCGTGGCGTTGAGTTATTGGCGTCCACATCGGCCTATGAACATCAGGCGTTTCGGCGGGGCCGCAACCTGCTGGCGCTGCAATTCCATGCTGAGATGGGCGAGGACCCGCGCTTTGAGGATTGGCTGACCCATTTCTGGGCCGACCTGGACATTGCGCAGCAATGCGGTGTCGCCCTGCGGCGTGACCATGATGAGCATGGGCCGGGCGCGGTTGCGGCGGGCCGGGCCGTGATCGGCAGTTGGCTGAGTCAGTTACACGCTTGA
- a CDS encoding glutathione S-transferase, which translates to MAAAELTISSKIYSSWSLRGWLLCRLAGLRVVEKMVSLENMENRAELLLLTPSVLVPRLTHEGASVWDTLAIAEYLHELYPNVGMYPQDRIARAHCRSVSGEIHSGFANLRSALPMNLKVRHDKFPIFSGAKPDIERVEAIWTECLGTYGGPWLFGDSPTVADAMFAPVAQRFLTYAVPLSQKAAAYCNTINSWDLMREWIDEARKEPDEVEELDIEF; encoded by the coding sequence ATGGCCGCTGCGGAATTGACCATATCGAGCAAGATATATTCTTCATGGTCGCTCAGAGGTTGGCTGCTATGTCGGCTCGCGGGGCTGCGCGTCGTGGAAAAGATGGTCTCGCTGGAAAATATGGAGAACCGCGCGGAGCTTCTGCTGCTGACCCCGTCAGTGCTGGTGCCCCGCCTGACGCATGAGGGAGCGAGCGTTTGGGACACGCTGGCGATCGCGGAATATCTTCATGAACTTTATCCCAATGTGGGCATGTATCCCCAGGATCGCATAGCGCGCGCCCATTGCCGGTCCGTGTCGGGGGAGATTCACTCCGGTTTCGCCAATTTGCGGTCTGCGCTGCCCATGAACCTGAAGGTGCGTCATGACAAATTCCCGATCTTTTCGGGCGCCAAGCCGGACATTGAACGGGTCGAGGCGATCTGGACCGAATGTCTTGGCACCTATGGCGGCCCCTGGCTGTTCGGCGACAGCCCGACCGTCGCCGATGCGATGTTCGCGCCAGTTGCGCAGCGTTTCCTGACCTACGCAGTGCCGCTGTCTCAAAAGGCCGCCGCTTATTGCAATACGATCAACAGTTGGGACCTGATGCGCGAATGGATCGATGAGGCGCGCAAAGAGCCTGACGAGGTAGAGGAACTCGACATAGAGTTCTAA
- the acnA gene encoding aconitate hydratase AcnA, giving the protein MTAIGQDTLGTRDTLTVGGKDIAYYSLKKAAAKLGDVSRLPFSMKVLLENLLRFEDGVTVTTDDIKAIVEWQNDKGKAEREIQYRPARVLLQDFTGVPCVVDLAAMRDAMNALGADAGKINPQVPVHLVIDHSVMVDEFGTPKAFEQNVEIEYQRNMERYDFLKWGSKSLANFYAVPPGTGICHQVNLENIAQAVWSSEGPDGVTVAYPDTCVGTDSHTTMINGLGVLGWGVGGIEAEAAMLGQPVSMLIPEVVGFKFTGVLKEGVTATDLVLTCTQMLRARGVVGRFVEYFGPGLASLSLADRATLANMAPEYGATCGFFGIDDKTLDYMRLTGRTDENIALVEAYAKEQGFWIDPAVEPVFTDTLELDLSTVVPSLAGPKRPQDRVALPEVDDVFNADMEKVYKKAQQRVPVEGKDFDIGDGDVTIAAITSCTNTSNPGVLVAAGLVAKKANELGLKPKPWVKTSLAPGSQVVTDYLVKAGLQSHLDAIGFNLVGYGCTTCIGNSGPLAEPISKAINDNGLVAAAVISGNRNFEGRVSPDVRANFLASPPLVVAYALKGTVIEDFITTPIGQGKDGQDVYLKDIWPTNDEVATTMAGCMDRQMFQARYANVYKGDAHWQAIDVTGSDTYAWRAGSTYVANPPYFEGLTMTPKDVTDILDAKPLAIFGDSITTDHISPAGSIKATSPAGKWLSEHQVAQADFNSYGARRGHHEVMMRGTFANIRIKNLMLDGVEGGMTRYEGEVMPIYDAAMKHKADGTALVVIGGKEYGTGSSRDWAAKGTNLLGVRAVIVESFERIHRSNLVGMGVLPLQFKNGENKDTFGFTGDESFTIQNVAGLKPRQDVEVLVKRADGSTFTFTALCRIDTVNELEYFMNGGILQYVLRKLAA; this is encoded by the coding sequence ATGACCGCCATCGGACAGGATACACTCGGCACGCGCGACACTTTGACGGTCGGGGGCAAGGACATTGCCTATTATTCGCTGAAGAAGGCCGCCGCCAAGCTGGGCGACGTTTCGCGTCTTCCCTTCTCGATGAAGGTGCTGCTGGAAAACCTGCTCCGTTTTGAGGACGGCGTGACCGTCACCACCGACGACATCAAGGCGATCGTCGAATGGCAGAATGACAAGGGCAAGGCCGAGCGCGAGATCCAGTATCGTCCCGCCCGCGTGCTGCTTCAGGACTTCACCGGCGTTCCCTGCGTGGTCGATCTTGCCGCCATGCGCGACGCGATGAACGCCTTGGGTGCTGACGCCGGCAAGATCAATCCGCAGGTCCCCGTCCACCTCGTCATCGACCACTCGGTCATGGTTGATGAATTCGGCACGCCCAAGGCGTTCGAGCAGAATGTGGAAATCGAATATCAGCGCAATATGGAGCGCTACGACTTCCTGAAATGGGGCTCCAAGAGCCTTGCCAATTTCTACGCCGTGCCCCCCGGCACCGGCATCTGCCATCAGGTGAACCTGGAAAATATCGCGCAAGCCGTCTGGTCGAGCGAAGGCCCTGACGGCGTGACCGTCGCCTATCCCGACACCTGCGTCGGCACCGACAGCCACACCACCATGATTAACGGCCTGGGTGTTTTGGGCTGGGGCGTGGGCGGCATCGAGGCTGAGGCGGCGATGCTGGGCCAGCCGGTCTCCATGCTCATTCCCGAAGTCGTCGGCTTCAAGTTCACCGGCGTGTTGAAGGAAGGCGTCACCGCCACCGACCTCGTCCTCACCTGCACGCAAATGCTGCGCGCTCGGGGCGTGGTCGGCCGCTTCGTCGAATATTTCGGCCCCGGCCTTGCCAGCCTGTCGCTCGCCGACCGCGCAACGCTCGCCAACATGGCGCCGGAATATGGCGCGACCTGCGGCTTCTTCGGCATCGACGACAAGACGTTGGACTATATGCGTCTGACCGGCCGCACCGACGAAAATATCGCGCTGGTCGAAGCCTATGCCAAGGAGCAGGGCTTCTGGATCGACCCCGCCGTCGAGCCGGTCTTCACTGACACGCTGGAACTGGACCTTTCCACCGTCGTCCCCAGCCTTGCAGGGCCGAAGCGTCCGCAGGACCGCGTCGCGCTGCCGGAAGTCGATGACGTGTTCAACGCGGACATGGAAAAGGTTTACAAGAAGGCGCAGCAGCGCGTTCCGGTCGAAGGCAAGGATTTCGACATTGGCGACGGCGACGTCACCATCGCCGCGATCACCAGCTGCACCAACACGTCGAACCCCGGCGTTCTGGTCGCCGCCGGCCTCGTCGCCAAGAAGGCGAACGAGCTGGGCCTGAAGCCCAAGCCCTGGGTCAAGACCTCGCTGGCGCCGGGTTCGCAGGTCGTCACCGACTATCTCGTAAAGGCTGGGCTTCAGTCGCACCTAGACGCCATCGGCTTCAACCTGGTCGGCTATGGCTGCACCACCTGCATCGGCAACTCGGGTCCGCTGGCTGAGCCGATTAGCAAGGCGATCAATGACAACGGCCTGGTCGCGGCCGCCGTCATCTCGGGCAACCGCAACTTTGAAGGCCGCGTGTCGCCTGACGTTCGCGCCAACTTCCTGGCCTCGCCGCCGCTGGTCGTTGCTTATGCTCTTAAGGGCACGGTGATCGAGGACTTCATCACCACCCCGATCGGCCAGGGCAAGGACGGTCAGGACGTCTATCTGAAGGACATCTGGCCGACCAATGATGAAGTCGCCACCACCATGGCGGGCTGTATGGACCGTCAGATGTTCCAGGCGCGCTACGCCAATGTCTATAAGGGCGACGCGCATTGGCAGGCGATCGACGTCACGGGCTCCGACACCTATGCGTGGCGCGCTGGTTCGACCTATGTCGCCAACCCGCCCTATTTCGAGGGCCTGACCATGACCCCGAAGGACGTCACCGACATCCTCGACGCCAAGCCGCTGGCGATCTTCGGTGATTCGATCACGACCGACCACATCTCGCCGGCCGGTTCGATCAAGGCGACCTCGCCCGCGGGCAAGTGGCTGAGCGAGCATCAGGTCGCGCAGGCCGACTTCAACAGCTACGGCGCGCGCCGTGGCCATCACGAAGTTATGATGCGCGGCACCTTCGCCAACATCCGCATCAAGAACCTGATGCTGGACGGCGTCGAAGGCGGCATGACCCGCTATGAAGGCGAAGTCATGCCGATCTATGACGCCGCGATGAAGCACAAGGCGGACGGCACCGCGCTGGTTGTCATCGGCGGCAAGGAATATGGCACCGGTTCGTCGCGCGACTGGGCGGCGAAGGGCACCAACCTGCTCGGCGTCCGCGCCGTGATCGTCGAAAGCTTCGAGCGTATCCATCGTTCGAACCTGGTCGGCATGGGCGTGCTGCCGCTGCAGTTCAAGAATGGCGAGAACAAAGACACGTTCGGCTTCACGGGCGATGAAAGCTTCACCATCCAGAATGTCGCTGGCTTGAAGCCGCGCCAGGATGTGGAAGTACTCGTCAAGCGGGCCGACGGTTCGACCTTCACCTTCACTGCGCTTTGCCGGATCGATACCGTCAATGAGTTGGAATATTTCATGAATGGCGGAATCTTGCAGTATGTGCTGCGCAAGCTGGCGGCCTGA
- a CDS encoding DUF1328 domain-containing protein — MIRFAIISLVIAAVLAILGFGGAAGAFVGIAKILFFLAIALFAIFLVLGLLAGKGIKNAID, encoded by the coding sequence ATGATCCGGTTCGCTATCATTTCTCTCGTCATCGCCGCGGTGCTGGCCATTTTGGGCTTCGGCGGCGCGGCGGGTGCTTTTGTAGGTATTGCCAAGATTCTGTTCTTCCTCGCGATCGCCCTGTTCGCGATTTTCCTGGTTCTTGGCCTATTGGCTGGAAAAGGGATCAAGAACGCCATAGATTGA
- a CDS encoding polyhydroxyalkanoate depolymerase, with translation MMMLYNGYQALEDMLAPARFGAELALGLRDKLGPMADLPMPRRMFALMDVFQGARLTHKRPAYGIDQVRSGNAIVAVREEVLLDLPFGNLLHFVKDEVETEQPRVLLVAPMSGHFATLLRSTVRTLLRDHDVYITDWKNARDVPTSAGVFGFDDYVDYVITFFQEMGPGAHMLSVCQPCVPAFAAVALMAEDGDAATPRSMTLMGGPIDPRAAPTIVNELSNERPLDWFEKHLITRVPLRYPGAGRKVYPGFLQLSAFMSMNLERHGAQHRELYQLLADGNDAEAARIKSFYQEYFAVLDMAAEFYLETVDRVFQRTLLAKGELKHRDRLVNPGAIRKTALLTVEGEKDDICAVGQTAAAHALCTGLRPHLKRHHLQIGAGHYGVFSGSKWEKEVFPQVRNMILAMN, from the coding sequence ATGATGATGCTGTATAACGGTTATCAAGCTCTGGAAGATATGCTGGCTCCGGCCCGCTTCGGTGCAGAGCTAGCTTTGGGGCTCCGGGACAAATTGGGACCCATGGCGGACCTTCCCATGCCCCGGCGCATGTTCGCGCTGATGGATGTGTTCCAGGGCGCCAGGCTGACCCACAAGCGGCCCGCCTACGGTATCGACCAAGTCCGCAGCGGCAACGCCATTGTTGCGGTGCGGGAAGAAGTGCTGCTCGACCTGCCTTTTGGCAATCTGCTTCATTTCGTGAAGGACGAAGTCGAAACGGAGCAGCCGCGCGTCCTGCTCGTCGCGCCCATGTCCGGTCATTTCGCCACCTTGCTGCGCAGCACGGTGCGTACGCTACTGCGCGACCATGACGTCTATATAACCGACTGGAAGAATGCGCGCGATGTCCCAACGTCAGCCGGAGTGTTCGGATTTGACGACTATGTCGATTATGTGATCACCTTCTTTCAGGAAATGGGGCCGGGCGCACATATGCTGTCGGTCTGCCAGCCTTGCGTGCCGGCCTTCGCGGCCGTGGCCCTCATGGCCGAGGATGGCGACGCGGCGACGCCGCGATCAATGACGCTGATGGGCGGTCCTATCGATCCGCGAGCCGCGCCCACGATCGTTAACGAGTTGTCCAACGAGCGGCCGCTTGACTGGTTCGAAAAACATCTGATCACCAGGGTCCCGCTGCGCTATCCCGGCGCGGGGCGGAAAGTCTATCCTGGCTTCCTGCAACTGTCGGCCTTCATGTCGATGAATCTGGAACGCCATGGGGCTCAGCATCGTGAGCTGTATCAACTGCTCGCCGACGGCAACGACGCGGAGGCGGCCAGGATCAAAAGCTTTTACCAGGAATATTTCGCGGTCCTCGACATGGCTGCGGAATTTTACCTGGAGACCGTGGACCGTGTGTTTCAGCGGACCCTGCTGGCGAAAGGCGAGCTGAAGCATCGTGACCGGCTGGTCAATCCGGGCGCGATCCGCAAGACTGCGCTGTTGACCGTGGAAGGCGAGAAGGATGACATTTGCGCGGTGGGCCAGACGGCTGCCGCGCATGCGCTGTGCACCGGATTGCGGCCGCATCTCAAGCGCCACCATCTGCAGATCGGCGCTGGCCATTATGGCGTCTTTTCCGGCAGCAAATGGGAAAAGGAAGTCTTTCCGCAGGTCCGGAATATGATCCTGGCGATGAACTGA
- a CDS encoding DUF5818 domain-containing protein — MTEIGAGVDETGRLLRDEAGFLLQRDLGGTFRLILLRVPIDHVEKRVRVKGYYAGDDVVEVEGVAAA, encoded by the coding sequence ATGACCGAGATTGGCGCTGGAGTTGACGAGACGGGCAGGTTGCTGCGCGACGAGGCCGGGTTTCTGCTCCAGCGCGATCTGGGCGGCACATTCCGCCTGATATTGCTCCGCGTGCCCATCGATCATGTCGAAAAGCGCGTACGCGTAAAGGGCTACTACGCGGGTGACGATGTGGTGGAGGTGGAAGGCGTCGCCGCCGCCTGA
- a CDS encoding SMP-30/gluconolactonase/LRE family protein, whose product MILLSEPTVIVEGLNLPECPRWHDGALTFSDITAGRIYRLGMNDQAEIVHEEPDDFVGGLGFLANGDLLAVLSKQRKLLRIGPQGATEYADLTGLCRFVLNDMVVHGGRAYVSQPGFDIWTNEAHGMPDPTDIILVQPDGATKIAASDMMSPNGMAISPDGRTLYVAESTAMRITCFDIDPDSGALSNRRLFGALPQGGIPDGICLDNHGAVWSASPVAYSDGVVHSGLGVIRIAPSGDVTHCVSLAKGRRALACAIGGTNGGTLYICTVPEFEGPAAFSAAEGRLEKVSLANMGSL is encoded by the coding sequence ATGATCCTGTTATCGGAACCCACGGTAATCGTCGAAGGGCTGAACCTGCCGGAATGTCCACGCTGGCATGATGGTGCGCTCACCTTCTCGGACATCACGGCGGGCCGGATATATCGACTGGGCATGAATGATCAGGCGGAAATCGTTCATGAAGAGCCAGATGATTTCGTCGGTGGCCTCGGCTTTCTCGCGAACGGCGACCTGCTGGCCGTTCTGTCGAAGCAGCGCAAGCTACTGCGCATCGGACCTCAAGGTGCGACAGAATATGCGGATCTGACCGGTCTCTGCCGTTTCGTTCTCAACGACATGGTCGTCCATGGGGGCCGTGCCTATGTCAGCCAGCCGGGCTTCGACATCTGGACCAATGAGGCCCACGGCATGCCCGATCCGACCGACATAATCCTGGTTCAGCCTGACGGCGCCACTAAGATCGCGGCATCAGATATGATGTCGCCCAACGGTATGGCGATCAGTCCGGACGGGCGCACGCTCTATGTGGCGGAATCCACCGCGATGCGGATCACATGCTTCGACATCGATCCGGACAGTGGCGCGCTGTCCAACCGCCGGTTGTTCGGCGCACTGCCTCAAGGGGGAATACCGGACGGCATCTGCCTGGACAATCACGGCGCGGTATGGAGCGCGAGCCCTGTGGCGTATAGCGACGGGGTGGTGCACTCCGGTCTCGGCGTCATCCGCATAGCGCCTAGTGGCGATGTGACGCATTGCGTGTCTCTCGCCAAAGGCCGCCGTGCCCTGGCCTGCGCCATCGGCGGCACGAATGGGGGCACGCTCTACATCTGCACAGTGCCGGAGTTCGAGGGGCCCGCCGCTTTCTCCGCGGCTGAGGGACGGCTGGAAAAAGTTTCTCTCGCTAACATGGGAAGCCTCTGA